From the genome of Gossypium arboreum isolate Shixiya-1 unplaced genomic scaffold, ASM2569848v2 Contig00242, whole genome shotgun sequence, one region includes:
- the LOC128288633 gene encoding 50S ribosomal protein L14, chloroplastic-like — MGTTEPVNAEDLLKTNPNDLSGRMAEQTRDHCISFILILRGHEPVIADMPTKDVIVAVIKEGKLNTILERSEVIRAIVRTRKELKRDNGMIIRYDDNAAVVIDQEGNPKGTRIFGAIARELRQLNFTK; from the exons ATGGGGACGACGGAACCTGTGAATGCAGAGGATTTATTGAAAACGAATCCTAATGATTTATCGGGGAGGATGGCGGAACAAACCAGAGACCACTGCATTTCTTTTATTCTGATTCTGAGAGGTCATG AGCCAGTAATCGCCGATATGCCTACAAAGGATGTTATTGTTGCTGTGATCAAGGAAGGAAAATTAAATACAATTCTAGAAAGATCAGAAGTGATCAGAGCAATTGTACGTACTCGTAAAGAACTCAAACGCGACAACGGGATGATAATACGATATGATGACAATGCTGCCGTTGTCATTGATCAAGAAGGAAATCCAAAAGGAACTCGAATTTTTGGTGCGATCGCCCGGGAATTGAGACAGTTAAATTTCACTAAATAG